The Malus sylvestris chromosome 14, drMalSylv7.2, whole genome shotgun sequence genome segment GAACATGTCTTGGAACCACCAGGTAAGCTTGGGGAACATGTATTGTTGTCATCATCATGAATGTCGTAGTTTTTCTGCCCACTGTAAATGCTTAAGAAAAGAGGGGATAATCGTGAACGTCCTCGTCGatgataatgatgatgatgaaccaTCCACATCTACACAAGACGACCAAGATGAAGGAATTACTTGCAACGGTTGCATGCTACCCATCATGAGGGGTGAGTCTTATAGGTCATCCACAGAACAAGCAATAGAAAAGCCATGTAATTTCTCTCTCCACATAAATTGTGCTAAATCACCCCAAAAGAGGCTTCTCCCACTTCACAGACACGAGCTCACACTCCTTCCAACGGCACCTTCTGTCGGGGGCGTGTTTCATTGTGATGTGTGCGAGTCCTTGAGCCAAGGTTTCTCGTACCATTGTCAATATTGCAGTTTCTACCTAGACCTTTATTGCAGTATTCTTTATGAGCGTAGGACTCTCCGTTGTGATGCTCATGTTCACACCCTCCAGTTCAGCACAAAGCTTGTGTCCTGCAGCGGTTGTGGTGCTCGTGATAAGCCTTACTGCTTCAGATGTAGCAGGAAGTGCAACTTCCATCTGTGTATTCCTTGTGTTAAATTACCTCTTACAGTCAGATACAAATACAACGATCATCCCCTCAAACTCACTTATGCTAGTGTTAAAAACGACCTCGATGAGTATTATTGTGACATTTGCGAAGGAAAACGAGATCCAAAACATTGGTTCTACTCCTGCCCGGATTGTGACTTTGATTGTCATCCTCATTGCATTCGAGGGAGGTATCCGCAAGTCAAGTTAGGGGGCTCTTACAAGCATGATGATCACCAGCACAAGGTCGCCCTTGTTTATAAGAGAAAAAGCGAGATTCCTAATGATAAGAGAGAGCGCTTACTTGCTTGTTCCAAGTGTTCTGGGATTTGCGAAGGATTGGTTTGTGAATGTTTGGAGTGTGGTATTAATATGCACCGACGGCACGATAGGTGGGGCAATCCGATTCTCTACAAGAATGTTTAGCCATTAAGAGTTGCAACTCTACAAAGAGTGTTTCATTCTcaaatactttttattttgtattatgtaTTGGTTCAACTTGTTTGAGTGTTactataagtttgtaaacttatcaACTAAATTATGTGATGATTGTGAACGACTGAACATATGCTTGGATACTACGACTGAACGACTGAACGTACAAGCGAGAGATGTAGTATCCAAGCATACGTTCAGTCGTTCACAATCATCACATACATATGCCcatatttattttcctttttcaggCAAAATAGGAATATACGCGGAAAAATGAAGGCATTTCATCTGatttcaaaaaatgaatttgGTCAGAGGTATTCTTTTTACTGCTAACAGAAAGCATATCTCTGGCTAGTAACAGAAGCAAAAAGCATGGAACAAGCAAACATTGTTATCGGAACCTGACAATCAAAATCATCCGCTAGCAAAGATTTGGTCAGAGGTATTCTTTTTGGATAAAAAACCAATGGCAAGGCAAACCATTCTGGCTTCACTTTtataaatccaaatcctaatccCAACTTTGGCTACAGAGAAAATATATGCAAGAAAGAATCCATAGATTTGAACTTTAAGACTAAGCTTTGAGTTTCAGATTATGATGAGCTAACTCCGCCCACTTTCAAAATTCTCAGGTCCCAATCAATTAGAAATCCACGATGGCAAAAGCAAATTATTTTCTGTTCTCTACCATTTATTTTcacataacaaaacaaaagcattcATATGAGagaatcaatatatatatgcaacatggaggaagagagaagaaggaagGGCTGACCTGAAAGCAAATATCCACTTTCTGCATCTCATTCACAAAACCCATTTCTCAGATTTTGATTAGACCAATCAAGAAACCAACAAAAACCCATCAACCCAGAATAGCCTTGTTTTTTCTATCACTGGTGATGAAGTTAGCAGAACccaaatgaaattgaaaactaTGATGTGAATAAACAAGTAACGAAGACCCAGATCAGAAAAGGATGTGCTTAGAGAGAATGGTTAGCAGAAATAATGGAGGCTGAAGAGATTAATCAAAAGCAATAAGATTTTGAGAGCTTTTAAAGGGAGGAAGAAGGCAGAGGAAAATAACTTGAATAGAGAAAAGGGAAGAGGAGAAAATGGTGAGAAAGTAGTCAGAAAGTAGTGAGAGTTCGGTTTTGTCGTGCTCTTCTTAGTTCCTAGTCCAAGTATCTTTACCAAGGGTTTCTTGCTTTAGTACCAAAACAACACCACCACCCAACACACGAATCATCAATTTCATAAGAACCAGATGAGCAAAAAGTGAGAGAAAAACTCAAGCACCATTTAACTTTTCAAAGGCATATACTCCGAATTCCAAAATTCAGGATCAATCAACATTTGATCTGCAACAATTTCATACAGCTTCAAGGTGTGTTCTAAATCAGAGTTAGCTGCCCGCGCGGCGCTGGCGTTAATTGCTCTTAATTTGAACAAGATAACTTTGATTTCTCGAACAGGAACTGTGGATATGTTTATGAATGCTTTAAAATGTTTCAAGGCATGAACAAAATCTGTTGAGCAGTAACCGAACCACCAGCACATCAGTTCCGAAATCATGTACACCACCACGAGTGCGATATATACTTCCAAACTTTGACAAAATTAGAAGAAACAGGTGAATGTATAACTCTTCATATGTTTTCACCAGAGACTACCACCAATCCAATCATTATGCCCTGGTAAGTTTCAGCAAGCATGAGCCACATATGCAGGTTATCATTTACATTCTTCTGTTTTCAGAAACGCATACCCAagaattttaaatttgattagAACAGTGAAACCTCGGTTAAAGAAGATACAGCTTAAAGTTTGATAACAGAAAGTCAAACTGAGAAGTTTTCAGGATCACGACGATAAGCCATTTTAAACCAAACTACTATGAACTTGGAAGTGCAATTGGTAGTGTATAGTGGAGATGCACTCAAGAACTCATAATCAACAAGATAAAGATAAACTTTTCACATCAAAAGAGAGGGGGAATAAACAGAAAAAGCATTACATTATAGagaaaattattatattatttcgATATAAAAATAAACTGATTTAGCATCTACGCAGAACATGAACAATTAATACGTCCAGAAGTACCCACACTTGCACTAATCCGGTGGTAAAAACTTTTTGCTGTATTTAACTCGTATGTGCCTTCTTGTTTTGTAACGCTAAGAAAATCTCCGCAAGTTAAAGAAACAGGTAGAAGTATATTAGTATCAACTATCAACTTAAGAAAAATCAACAATGCAGAAAGAACCATAACAGAGAAGGCAATGAATAGCTTAATTCTTGGAATAAATTTCATTCTTCAAATCCTCCAACGCTTGAGGACCACTAGGATGACGTACATAAGAAGTCATAAAACTTTTATCTGAGCAAGAAACAACAATGCTCAAGCAAAGCCGAGGATCAACTGTTCCATGATCTTTGAGCCAATTGTACATCAGTATTCTAAGCTTGACCCTTTCGATCTTATTGGAAAGATATCTTGGGAAGGTCAcctgttttgtctttgcttgaatgtCATGTGAATTTATGTTGTCTTGGTTGCTGCAATGTTTGccacattttcttttgcatgTGAATCCATATTGTCTTGGTTGTTGCAATGTTTGCCACATAATCTTTTGCATGCAAATGTTTTCTGAAAATGATGTcaatctcctttttcttcttttggatgtATCCACATGAACTTTGCAGAATACTGACCCAATCTTGTACATATGTGTGAAGGGTAGGATCGGCATTTTTGAAAAAATCTATCATGATGATTAAAAGTAAAGTTTTGAgggtgttttggttagttttccatatGCTTTAAGcacctttgcctttgccttttgcccttttatttatttatttttggaatCACACATTTGCCTTTTGTTTCCCTTGCCTTCTACTTTAAGCACATctggcttttttttatttttattttttatttttatttaaattgctcctcaatacaaacCCATAAGCATAAACTAGACCTAAATTAGatatgacacgccccgatcccgatattccccgaataccaggataggcacgtgctggccgacacccgagggtgacaaaAGCCATTTGTTGAGTGCAAATGCTGTAAATAAGGAATAGATaggtttataaatataaaagaataaagaatatgcatttaagaaacgtgttcagagcacacatctaatctagaatattaaaagaattaatataaaaattgaatgaacacagaagtgggtcctacaccgagaggactcgaagataccgaTGTGGAAGTGCCTTGATGccaggattgtatgcctcgattctaagtcctgaagggggcgcaaaacaaacatgagtggaccaagttgatatatatataataaaacagttatcaacgtactaatcctcaggttttatgaaaacacatataatgttaaacataggttttccgaaacctagcatgtcgtgcaatgtctcaaatcataactcatatataataatcactagtgaattgtccgataacccccaggccccatgccggctccccgtctctgagcagacagtcagaggaaaatacacttcaggccccatgccagctccccgtccatgtgctaaatagccagaggaaacacactccaggccctatgccaacaccaaaccgtcgcccgggacggaccggaatctatccctacgtcccgtagcggaaaggaccactaggtaagtacaaaaccattgaacatatatatattgaaaaacaacttcatagtataaagtcaaccatcatctatactataaagaggtgtttgaaacatgttctaaatatcatatcgtcatccatcagatattctataagaacacgggttataggaaaaatagtaataattcaaaatagcctcagtaagcatgttatctcacaaaacgtttcataaaacgtaatcatcaaatcatgcttttcatgtatgcatttctactattaaaacatgcatttttagaaggggtccactcaccgtaCATCAATGGTGCAAAGCTGTACCAAAAAGGTATAACAGAATCACCGTTAATAATTGCACCTATTCACATAAAGGAGTACCTTTAGTCAAACTAtattcaaacgattgaatttaggaaaacggacttcaaaaacggatccaggacgtcgaaattagcttAGGAAGGGTTTCGGATGAAAtcccgaaaagtcaaccctaaaagtcaacgttgaccgagggtcaacggtcaaattaggtctaacgggttttaggcttgaaattcggattagggtttaggtttataTTAAATAGGGTTAGGACCTATTGGGTTTTGAACTAATAAAATAAGGGAATTGGGTTGGATGGGTTAGGCCCTAATAGATTTAGAATtctagggtgcgtttgttgcgccggactgtctcggactgtactagctgccgggactaagctggactggcttagactggactaagctggactaacttagtgaagcgtttggtgtaatgtcggactaagaagcaggataagaaaaacagtactattcaccagatttgtgtttgcttagactaggactacaaatttttgccattgtgtaatagagtaatgctacaaatctcatgatatgggttaattcgagcatatttttgccatgtatattatgaatcttaaaaaaaattgacaattgttttgtttctattacctgctaatagaattgggtttaatttgcaaatgtagcttggtttaaactctatcacccaacagaagaaaaataatagtgcccaatacatgcaacttcaacaaatacaagtacataagaagatctccataatttagaaaatcctagttaacattagccaaaatagatctccataatttacaaaatggctagttaacataagccaaaatactagtgcaaagctaagttataagccataacataagattgtatgattaataaaatacatccatgttaacattaataaaatacatccatgttaacattagccaaaatcctcatccgcttgcgttgtcgcttaaaagcctttggacgaacactttcttgagttccggtttgattgccctgaacactcccacattttttggtttatccaaaataagagacaatgcatcaatttgatccataggagagAGACCCATTGCTTCAAGTTCATTAGCTATGTCAGTATGATCTGCAGTACCTTGAATTAAAGTttcagttaccatttgcatcctcttcccactttcaacataaaaatctttcagtccactgataattgcctcggttccatcacttgaacttcccacaactcttttcctctttctttggctattttcagatggggtgctttgttggctttgttggttcattgaaaaaacaaatttttcaccTCTAATATCACTTTCACCAACatgatcatgactttgttcctccaccatttgagcaggggtttcggctacattacctgtagcccgatcttttccaaatatatatgcaaatctatcaaacagtggaaaatgtttgcttctccatccatcgacttctttatttctctaagattatatcaacatagcaaaactaaaatttagcatgcgtaacaaatatagcagcaataatataactaatgtataaataaaataggatatgaaccTGCACATAAGTTTGCCATGAGTCATAACTGTCAACTTCAACgcactttttgacatcattccatgcaaatccacttgtgtttatcatgtcaacgaccatactatatgttttttttccatttcttcaacttggactcaatatgtggatttgcccttatatttgaatgaggacataaaacattgacagcttttgctatttcaaccaaagtaccttgtttgaaagcaccggtgtcacaccattgcttccgagcaacaaaatcctcaagaactcctagtaatacttcttcctcaaatgcttcccgtttacgccttcttccttttggctcttgagtagcattcaaaatattttcgttatccatacctaaacaaaaaatattttaatgaaggaaaataccatacaaataatcaatttgcataatatccaatcaacttgcataatatccaatcaacttgcataatatccaattaatttgcataccatccaatcattgtgctaatatctaacaaatgcatgataaaaaggaatactaaaataaaatgttatcattaacacatatagctagttcggttgctggttcctaattgctctccactcgTTATACATTTCCTGAGCCATGTCATTCCTCTTTGCAGTCCACTGGTCAGATGTTTAAAcactaccaacatattcacATTCTTCTAtattttgtccatcttctattattggcaaattctccattggatctacagacatctcttgcctaataagattgtgtagtaggcaacaagtggtaattattcgaccttgtgtccttatcggatagaaagatggattccttagtatcgaccaccttccttttagcaagccaaaacagcgttcaattacattccttaccttagaatgcttcatgttaaaatattcttccttattagaaggtgttcgtccctcccattcagataaatgataaggtattcctctatagggtgcaaggaatccttcaccatttgtataaccaccatctacaaggtaataataacctaataaaaaaaaaaaacagaccttattagtgttttgtagttgacaaacagaactagacctaacttacaaagttgagactaagtAATAGTCTTACCCGCTGGTACCTTAAAACTATTAGGCCTAGTAATTGCATCATGTAGCACTCTAGAGTCTGATGCGGAACCCTCCCACCccggaaacacatatatgaactgcatatctcctgaacacacacctaacacattagttgcgactcgaccctttcttgtttggtatcttggtttgtcaatttcagctacatgcacatcaatgtgtgttctatccaatgctcccaagcaattcttaaaaaaaaaaaaaaaaaaaaaaagtttttgttaatttatacaaagggaatgaagagttaaagcttagggaaaatgaaaaaaaattctcatcatACCTTAAAACATCGCCACCTAGGATCTGTAGAATCAATAGGCACAAGCTGAGGGACTTTTAGTAGGATACCTTGTAATCgcaaaattccttgcaatacgatattgaaatacctacttatagtctctcccgacctataaaatctaccgccaacactacgattcttagtatgatgtgctaatatttgtaaagtcatacacacctgctcctctacagacaccaaaccatcagtttttaccctcccatcttgacgaagtaagtcacataatatgccaaaagtccttctatccattctcaattcgttgacacattcagtatcagtattccctattataccattcagataacacaaactaatctctcgtctaataagtgaacggttagtcaatgtgggtcgttcaacatttctctgtttgccacgtagcatcatcaacacaagaatcgtacaaatgcaaattgtctccaaataagacatctctaacaataagatcaataaaagcttccttcaatccatatctatccaaacaaaaaaaaaaaacaaaaaacaaattaaggacattatatatgtaatatttacTGTTATTAAGGGTGATGGAAATGAAGTGATTATGATACGAAATGAACTAGATC includes the following:
- the LOC126599672 gene encoding uncharacterized protein LOC126599672, with the translated sequence MSYLETICICTILVLMMLRGKQRNVERPTLTNRSLIRREISLCYLNGIIGNTDTECVNELRMDRRTFGILCDLLRQDGRVKTDGLVSVEEQVCMTLQILAHHTKNRSVGGRFYRSGETISRYFNIVLQGILRLQGILLKVPQLVPIDSTDPRWRCFKNCLGALDRTHIDVHVAEIDKPRYQTRKGRVATNVLGVCSGDMQFIYVFPGWEGSASDSRVLHDAITRPNSFKVPAGYYYLVDGGYTNGEGFLAPYRGIPYHLSEWEGRTPSNKEEYFNMKHSKVWITKIF